A window of Sphingomonas sp. Leaf357 contains these coding sequences:
- a CDS encoding M3 family metallopeptidase, translated as MTAPLLDPLSLPHFSEITPEAILPALDIAIAEHEAVVATLTATRPSGFAEAWLPFERAENALDALWSAVSHLHGVADTPELRAAHAEGQKRLIENSMKVEQNRELYDVFVALSVSPEFADLPVADRVAVEHAIRDFTLSGVALDDETRARFRDVSIELSGLSTAFGSAVLDATEAWDEVITDEAMLAGISDADKAMFRAAAQAKGVEGWRITLQQPSVGAILTFAHDRDLRARVYRANATRASDQGPNAGAFDNSGRIARILELRHEAAALLGFTDPVARSLATKMAPNAGEVLAFLRDLARRAKPAAERDLAELTAFAAETLGIDDLQPWDVAFASNRLRQERYAIDEQAVRAYFPVDRVMEGWQALLTRLFGIRLVERHDVALAHPDARFFDVIDEGGTVVSGLYLDLHARPGKRGGAWMAQARPRLDDGNAVRVPVAYLVCNFAPKPADGADGAAPALLSHDDVTTLLHETGHGLHHLFTRVNRPSIAGTSGFEWDAVELPSQLMEDFAWDRDVLTGMSGHYETGERLPADLFDRLVKARRFQAGLFIVRQVEFALFDLLLHLGTMGSDPIEVIEAVRDEVAVIRPPAWNRFPHAFGHIFSGGYAAGYYSYLWAELLAADGFMAFAEAGLVDRGTGDRFRDEVLSRGATRPAADSFRAFRGRDADPTAMLRRHGLAEIEA; from the coding sequence ATGACCGCCCCCCTGCTCGACCCGCTGTCTTTGCCGCATTTTTCGGAGATCACCCCCGAGGCGATCCTGCCGGCGCTCGATATCGCGATCGCCGAGCATGAGGCGGTGGTGGCGACGCTCACGGCGACTCGGCCGAGCGGATTCGCCGAGGCGTGGCTGCCGTTCGAGCGCGCGGAAAACGCGCTCGACGCCTTGTGGTCGGCGGTATCGCACCTGCACGGCGTCGCCGACACGCCCGAGCTGCGCGCCGCGCATGCCGAGGGGCAGAAGCGGCTGATCGAGAACAGCATGAAGGTGGAGCAGAATCGCGAGCTGTACGACGTGTTCGTCGCGCTGTCCGTGTCGCCCGAATTCGCCGACCTGCCGGTTGCCGACCGCGTCGCGGTGGAACATGCGATCCGCGATTTCACGCTGTCGGGCGTAGCTCTGGACGACGAAACGCGCGCGCGGTTCAGGGACGTCTCGATCGAACTGTCGGGCCTGTCGACCGCGTTCGGCAGCGCCGTCCTAGACGCGACCGAGGCGTGGGACGAGGTGATCACCGACGAGGCGATGCTCGCCGGCATTTCGGACGCCGACAAGGCGATGTTCCGCGCCGCCGCCCAGGCGAAGGGCGTGGAGGGCTGGCGCATCACCCTGCAGCAGCCGAGCGTCGGCGCGATCCTGACCTTCGCGCACGACCGCGATCTGCGCGCGCGCGTGTACCGCGCCAATGCCACGCGCGCGTCGGATCAGGGGCCGAATGCCGGCGCATTCGACAATTCGGGCCGCATCGCCCGCATTCTCGAACTGCGCCACGAGGCCGCCGCGCTGCTCGGCTTCACCGATCCCGTCGCCCGCTCGCTGGCGACCAAGATGGCCCCCAATGCCGGCGAAGTCCTCGCGTTCCTGCGCGATCTCGCGCGGCGCGCCAAGCCCGCCGCCGAGCGCGACCTGGCCGAACTCACCGCCTTCGCCGCCGAGACTCTTGGGATCGACGATCTCCAGCCCTGGGACGTCGCCTTCGCCTCGAACCGGTTGCGGCAGGAGCGCTATGCGATCGACGAGCAGGCCGTGCGCGCCTATTTCCCGGTCGATCGCGTGATGGAAGGCTGGCAGGCGCTGCTCACCCGCCTGTTCGGCATCCGGCTGGTCGAGCGGCACGACGTGGCGCTGGCGCATCCCGACGCGCGCTTCTTCGACGTCATCGACGAGGGCGGCACGGTGGTTTCCGGCCTATATCTCGATCTCCACGCCCGCCCCGGCAAGCGTGGCGGCGCCTGGATGGCGCAGGCCCGCCCGCGCCTGGACGATGGCAATGCGGTGCGCGTGCCGGTCGCCTATCTCGTCTGCAACTTCGCCCCGAAGCCGGCCGACGGTGCGGACGGGGCGGCGCCCGCTCTGCTCAGCCATGACGACGTGACCACGTTGCTGCATGAGACCGGCCACGGCCTCCACCATCTCTTCACTCGTGTGAACCGCCCGTCGATCGCCGGCACCAGCGGGTTCGAATGGGACGCGGTCGAACTGCCGAGCCAGCTGATGGAGGATTTCGCTTGGGACAGGGACGTTCTGACCGGCATGTCCGGCCATTACGAAACCGGCGAACGCCTGCCCGCCGATCTGTTCGATCGGTTGGTGAAGGCGCGGCGGTTCCAGGCCGGGCTGTTCATCGTCCGCCAGGTCGAGTTCGCGCTGTTCGATCTGCTGCTCCATCTCGGCACGATGGGATCCGATCCGATCGAGGTGATCGAGGCGGTGCGCGACGAGGTGGCGGTGATCCGCCCGCCGGCGTGGAACCGCTTCCCGCATGCCTTCGGCCACATCTTTTCCGGCGGCTATGCGGCGGGCTATTACAGCTACCTATGGGCCGAACTGCTCGCCGCCGACGGGTTCATGGCGTTCGCCGAGGCCGGGCTGGTCGATCGCGGGACCGGTGATCGTTTCCGCGACGAAGTGCTCTCGCGCGGCGCGACCCGGCCGGCCGCCGACAGCTTCCGGGCCTTTCGCGGCCGCGACGCCGATCCGACGGCCATGCTGCGCCGGCATGGTCTGGCCGAGATCGAAGCGTGA
- a CDS encoding flagellar hook assembly protein FlgD has protein sequence MATTTATTTTSASAATATSASSVAQKQTAVDFDLFLKLLTTQMQNQDPLKPMDSTEYTQQLAQFTQVQQTVKQSGTLDDILAQLTTQNVAQASSFIGKTAQFDSAIAGLSADKPAQWNYSASAPITGLTATITDATGRTVATSTITPDQTGDFSWDGKLANGTQAADGAYTLALSGTTESGATVPIAITTSGRVDEVIGGSGSVTLGVNGVQIPMAKLLKLQG, from the coding sequence ATGGCCACGACCACAGCAACCACCACCACCTCCGCCTCCGCCGCCACCGCCACGTCCGCCAGCAGCGTCGCGCAGAAGCAGACCGCGGTCGATTTCGACCTGTTCCTGAAGCTGCTGACGACGCAGATGCAGAATCAGGATCCGTTGAAGCCGATGGATTCGACCGAATATACGCAGCAGCTCGCGCAATTCACCCAGGTGCAGCAGACGGTGAAGCAGTCCGGCACGCTGGACGATATCCTCGCCCAGCTGACCACGCAGAACGTCGCGCAGGCCTCAAGCTTCATCGGCAAGACCGCGCAGTTCGATTCGGCCATCGCCGGCCTATCCGCCGACAAGCCGGCGCAGTGGAACTACAGCGCGAGCGCCCCAATCACCGGGCTGACCGCCACGATCACCGATGCGACCGGGCGCACGGTCGCCACCAGCACGATCACGCCCGACCAGACGGGCGATTTCAGCTGGGACGGCAAGCTGGCGAACGGCACGCAGGCCGCGGACGGTGCCTATACGCTCGCGTTGAGCGGAACGACCGAAAGCGGTGCCACCGTGCCGATCGCGATCACCACCAGCGGCCGGGTCGACGAGGTGATCGGCGGCAGCGGATCGGTCACGCTCGGCGTCAACGGCGTGCAGATTCCGATGGCCAAGCTGCTCAAATTGCAGGGTTGA
- a CDS encoding DUF1800 domain-containing protein encodes MERVQGFERPIAAEDDASAPVIVARDIGVIVGGAATLAACGGGGSSAPTPTPTATPTPTAAITSAQASRFLAQATMGATKTMIAEVVSSGYAGWISAQMALPRATSHWEWLTANGYAAAANINSTAGFDPTVWRQAIVEPDQLRQRVGMALLDMLVVGIDGLTLNWKQFAAAGYIDVLLDNAFGNYRTLLDAITTNAAMASFLTFLGNRKANATTGAQPDENYARELMQLFTLGLYQLNIDGSVKMSAGVPLETYTPADVSQLARVFTGLSLATNVSTTPDRYRVPLVMNAAINETGSATFLGATVSGGGMAAIKVALDTIFAHPNLPPFVSKQLIQHLVTSNPSAGYVGRVANVFADNGSGVRGDMKAVIRSILLDTEARADANLTSTTAGKLREPVMRLTGWARAFGATSPSNAWAIGDTSSSSTRLGQSIGRSQTVFNYFRPGYSPPNTAISSAGLLAPEFQITNELSVVAYINYMSALISNGTGDVKADYTDILTKASDSAALVDEINMVLAAGQLSAATVTAIRAAVDSISAATAAGQLNRVYVAILTTLASTDYLTLK; translated from the coding sequence ATGGAGCGGGTTCAGGGGTTCGAGCGACCAATCGCGGCCGAGGACGATGCGTCGGCGCCGGTGATCGTCGCGCGCGATATCGGCGTGATCGTGGGCGGCGCGGCGACGCTGGCCGCGTGTGGCGGGGGCGGTTCCTCGGCACCCACGCCCACCCCGACCGCGACGCCCACGCCCACCGCCGCGATCACCAGCGCGCAGGCGAGCCGCTTTCTCGCGCAAGCGACGATGGGCGCGACCAAGACGATGATCGCCGAGGTCGTCTCCAGCGGCTATGCCGGCTGGATCAGCGCGCAGATGGCCCTGCCCCGCGCGACCTCGCACTGGGAGTGGCTGACCGCGAACGGCTATGCCGCCGCGGCCAACATCAATTCCACTGCCGGCTTCGACCCGACCGTATGGCGGCAGGCGATCGTCGAGCCCGATCAGTTGCGCCAGCGTGTCGGGATGGCGTTGCTCGACATGCTGGTGGTCGGGATCGACGGTTTGACGCTCAACTGGAAGCAGTTCGCTGCCGCCGGCTATATCGACGTGCTGCTCGACAATGCGTTCGGCAATTACCGCACCTTGCTCGACGCGATCACCACCAACGCGGCGATGGCCTCGTTCCTCACCTTTCTCGGCAATCGCAAGGCCAATGCGACGACCGGCGCGCAGCCGGACGAGAATTACGCGCGCGAGCTAATGCAGTTGTTCACGCTCGGCCTGTACCAGCTCAACATCGACGGCAGCGTCAAGATGTCGGCGGGCGTGCCGCTGGAGACCTATACGCCGGCGGACGTGTCGCAACTGGCGCGCGTGTTCACCGGGCTGAGCCTGGCGACCAATGTCTCGACCACGCCGGACCGATACCGCGTGCCGCTGGTGATGAACGCCGCGATCAACGAGACGGGCAGCGCGACCTTTCTTGGCGCGACCGTCAGCGGCGGCGGGATGGCGGCGATCAAGGTGGCGCTCGACACGATCTTCGCGCACCCGAACCTGCCGCCGTTCGTGTCGAAGCAGCTGATCCAGCACCTCGTCACCAGCAACCCTTCGGCGGGGTATGTCGGGCGGGTGGCCAATGTCTTCGCCGACAACGGATCGGGCGTGCGCGGCGACATGAAGGCGGTGATCCGTTCGATCCTGCTCGACACCGAAGCCCGCGCCGATGCGAACCTGACCAGCACCACCGCCGGCAAGTTGCGCGAACCGGTGATGCGGCTGACCGGCTGGGCGCGCGCGTTCGGCGCGACCTCGCCGTCCAATGCCTGGGCGATCGGCGATACGAGCAGCAGCAGCACGCGGCTCGGCCAGTCGATCGGGCGCAGCCAAACGGTGTTCAACTATTTCCGGCCCGGCTACTCGCCGCCCAACACCGCGATCTCGAGCGCCGGTCTCCTCGCGCCGGAGTTCCAGATCACCAACGAACTTTCGGTCGTCGCGTACATAAACTACATGTCCGCGCTGATCTCCAACGGCACCGGAGACGTCAAGGCCGACTATACGGACATCCTCACCAAGGCGAGCGACAGCGCCGCTCTGGTGGACGAGATCAATATGGTGCTGGCGGCCGGGCAATTGAGCGCGGCGACGGTCACCGCGATCCGTGCGGCGGTGGACAGCATCTCCGCCGCGACCGCCGCGGGGCAGCTCAACCGGGTCTATGTCGCGATCCTGACGACGCTCGCCTCGACCGACTATCTGACGCTCAAGTGA
- a CDS encoding flagellar hook-length control protein FliK, with translation MTSVAASMFASYTTSPSPGGGDVGAQPDTDAFGAMVGVAATAPSGATAVPTSEGKLPFTALASLLATAAVEPAVAAEMSAPAPTAPASIVAPDVSAVSTPLTRPDPEPNILVVQPATSSAVASAKPPIIAEAPDMPPTVCPAAPDAPTEPKGASKEVPLPPAQPLPGNRKPETPPIISTLAPPAPSPDPIGDATAHAAEQAKEQKSQALEPQTDAPKVEQAADDVPPPTKPDLPAILVLPASVIAPVAPAAPTPVADQPASALDTRTEATSPARTFGPDLTRTAGPTALVREQVVPVQARDGRSDPNQGEDKPSPSRHAALSGKAAESAAVREATPPFTPATPVPAATPPATAEIAKAPIATIAAQPGRIGQELGIAIAHHVAGGNAATGGGETITLRLNPVDMGRIEVKLSFDDSGTLRAVVSADNPVALDMLRRDGADLGRALTDAGVRADAQTLRFDTRSGGGQHGGHSGRPGDDTPQWQRQSNDAVADTTDDIIAPYRPLRTRGGIDMVA, from the coding sequence ATGACCTCGGTCGCCGCCAGCATGTTCGCGTCGTACACGACATCGCCTTCACCCGGCGGCGGTGACGTGGGCGCGCAGCCTGACACGGACGCGTTCGGTGCCATGGTCGGCGTCGCCGCGACCGCACCATCCGGCGCGACCGCCGTGCCGACGAGCGAGGGAAAGCTGCCGTTCACGGCACTGGCCTCCCTGCTCGCCACGGCGGCGGTCGAGCCGGCTGTAGCAGCCGAGATGTCCGCCCCGGCCCCGACCGCACCAGCCTCGATCGTCGCGCCGGACGTTTCGGCCGTGTCGACGCCGCTCACCCGTCCGGATCCCGAGCCCAATATCCTCGTCGTTCAGCCGGCGACCAGTTCCGCAGTCGCCAGCGCGAAGCCGCCGATCATCGCGGAGGCACCCGATATGCCGCCGACCGTCTGTCCAGCCGCGCCCGACGCTCCGACCGAACCGAAAGGCGCGAGCAAGGAGGTGCCGCTGCCACCAGCGCAGCCGCTGCCCGGCAACCGCAAACCCGAAACTCCGCCGATCATCAGCACGCTCGCGCCACCCGCACCGTCGCCGGATCCGATCGGCGATGCCACCGCGCACGCGGCGGAACAGGCCAAAGAGCAGAAATCGCAAGCCCTCGAGCCCCAGACCGACGCGCCGAAGGTGGAGCAGGCGGCGGACGATGTGCCGCCGCCGACCAAGCCCGACCTGCCCGCGATCCTCGTCCTCCCCGCCAGCGTCATCGCCCCCGTCGCACCTGCCGCGCCCACGCCAGTGGCGGACCAGCCGGCGTCCGCCCTCGACACAAGGACCGAAGCGACCTCCCCCGCCCGTACTTTCGGTCCAGACCTTACGCGCACCGCCGGCCCGACCGCGTTGGTCCGCGAGCAGGTGGTCCCGGTGCAAGCTCGTGACGGCAGGTCCGATCCCAACCAGGGCGAAGACAAACCGTCCCCGTCGCGGCATGCCGCGCTCTCCGGCAAGGCCGCCGAGAGCGCGGCCGTGCGTGAGGCGACACCGCCCTTCACACCGGCCACGCCCGTTCCGGCCGCCACGCCGCCCGCCACCGCCGAGATCGCCAAGGCCCCCATCGCCACGATCGCCGCCCAACCGGGACGGATCGGCCAGGAACTGGGTATCGCCATCGCCCATCATGTCGCCGGCGGAAACGCCGCGACCGGCGGGGGCGAGACGATCACGCTACGGCTCAACCCGGTCGATATGGGCCGGATCGAGGTGAAGCTGTCGTTCGACGATAGCGGCACGCTGCGCGCGGTGGTTTCGGCGGACAATCCCGTCGCGCTCGACATGCTGCGCCGCGACGGTGCCGATCTCGGCCGCGCATTGACAGATGCCGGGGTCCGCGCCGACGCCCAGACCTTGCGTTTCGACACGCGGTCCGGCGGGGGTCAGCATGGCGGCCATAGCGGTCGCCCGGGCGACGACACTCCGCAATGGCAGCGCCAGTCGAACGACGCCGTTGCCGACACCACCGACGACATCATCGCCCCCTATCGTCCGCTGCGCACCCGCGGCGGGATCGACATGGTCGCCTGA
- a CDS encoding DUF1501 domain-containing protein: MTQDQSRRAFLKRSTALGLAGVATPFVTSLGAIGEAAAATATDYKALVCIFLYGGNDYANTLPPYDAASYAQYLAARSNIAHTRASLAATVLTPSVALAGGRQYAMAPTMGPMAQLFAAGKTAVVLNVGTLVQPTTKAQYSANSVKLPPKLFSHNDQQSYFQASNPEGATSGWGGRIGDLFQSGNGSSTLTCINASGNAVYLTGKTAVQYAISTSGPVALLNNASSIYGSATAASTLRSLMTGSSSHLIANEHAKVSKRALDTYAQVNTALGGAPAANFPLFPTGNSLADQLKVVARMISVSQELGAKRQVFFVSLGGFDMHDALVANHPKQIGLVADAIKAFYDTTVALGIADKVTSFTASDFGRTLQSNDDGSDHGWGGMHFVTGGAVAGQRFYGTPPAIGNNTPDDVGQGRLLPTISVDQYAATLAGWFGVSPGNMATVLPNIGNYNPSTWNLGFV, translated from the coding sequence ATGACCCAGGATCAATCGCGCCGCGCCTTCCTAAAGCGCAGCACCGCCTTGGGGCTGGCCGGTGTGGCGACGCCGTTCGTCACCAGCCTGGGCGCGATCGGCGAGGCGGCGGCGGCGACCGCGACCGATTACAAGGCGTTGGTGTGCATCTTCCTGTATGGCGGCAACGATTACGCCAACACGCTGCCGCCCTATGATGCGGCGAGCTATGCGCAATATCTCGCGGCGCGATCGAACATCGCGCACACGCGGGCGTCGCTCGCGGCGACCGTGCTGACACCGAGCGTCGCGCTGGCCGGCGGCCGGCAATATGCGATGGCCCCGACGATGGGGCCGATGGCGCAGCTGTTCGCGGCCGGCAAGACGGCGGTGGTGCTGAACGTCGGCACGCTGGTGCAGCCGACGACCAAGGCACAATATTCCGCCAATTCGGTCAAGTTGCCGCCGAAACTGTTCAGCCACAACGATCAGCAGAGCTATTTCCAGGCGAGCAATCCGGAGGGCGCGACCTCCGGCTGGGGCGGGCGGATCGGCGATCTGTTCCAGAGCGGCAATGGCAGCTCCACGCTCACCTGCATCAATGCCAGCGGCAACGCCGTATACCTAACCGGCAAGACCGCCGTGCAATATGCGATCAGCACCAGCGGTCCGGTGGCATTGTTGAACAACGCGTCTTCGATCTACGGATCGGCGACCGCGGCGAGCACGCTGCGCAGCCTGATGACCGGCAGTTCGAGCCATCTGATCGCCAACGAGCATGCCAAGGTCAGCAAGCGTGCGCTCGACACCTATGCCCAGGTCAACACCGCCCTGGGCGGTGCGCCCGCGGCCAACTTCCCGCTCTTCCCGACCGGCAACAGTCTGGCCGACCAGTTGAAGGTCGTGGCGCGAATGATATCGGTATCGCAGGAACTGGGTGCGAAACGGCAGGTGTTCTTCGTATCGCTCGGCGGGTTCGACATGCACGACGCGTTGGTCGCCAATCATCCGAAACAGATCGGGCTGGTCGCCGATGCGATCAAGGCCTTCTACGATACGACGGTGGCGCTCGGCATCGCCGACAAGGTCACGAGCTTCACCGCCTCCGATTTCGGCCGCACGCTGCAATCGAACGATGACGGCTCCGACCACGGCTGGGGCGGGATGCATTTCGTCACGGGCGGTGCTGTCGCCGGGCAGCGCTTCTACGGTACGCCGCCGGCGATCGGCAACAACACTCCGGACGATGTCGGCCAGGGGCGTCTTCTGCCGACCATATCGGTCGATCAATATGCCGCCACGCTGGCCGGATGGTTCGGGGTCAGCCCCGGCAACATGGCGACGGTGTTGCCCAACATCGGCAACTACAATCCGTCGACATGGAACCTGGGCTTCGTCTGA
- a CDS encoding lmo0937 family membrane protein, with amino-acid sequence MLWTIAVILLVLWVLGFGVFHVAGGLIHLLLVIAVVVVLFRLITGRKAV; translated from the coding sequence ATGCTTTGGACGATCGCGGTAATTCTGCTGGTACTTTGGGTACTCGGCTTCGGTGTCTTCCACGTCGCGGGCGGATTGATCCATCTGCTGCTGGTCATCGCCGTCGTCGTCGTGCTGTTCCGTCTGATCACCGGTCGCAAGGCGGTCTAG
- the flhA gene encoding flagellar biosynthesis protein FlhA, whose product MPILGRVIVVDDDIDMRTAVVDLLSSAGHEVRAFGTAERGRDAALLDPPHCFVLDIRMPGMGGLALQRELAHLGMLILPMPGWMLDLGLALSITLSVMILMTALFIEKPLQLSAFPTILLISTMLRLGLNLASTRLILGHGHEGPEAAGGVIAAFGEFLIGGDTVIGLTIFAILIVINFVVITKGAGRIAEVAARFSLDSMPGKQMAIDADLSAGTIDETQAKARRADVEAESGFYGAMDGASKFVKGDAVAALLITAINVLVGLIIGVAEHGVPFAEAFHTYTLLTVGDGMVSQIPALIVSTAAGLMVSKGGVAGKTGAALGEQLGRYPKAFGMVSALMGALALLPGLPFWPFAIFAGLSGWTAWHLSKTAAAKIAKTAADEAMAVAAEPVAEEPISRTLAIDAIRIEIGYGLLPIINDAQREPRLDDQVRALRRQMATDYGFVLPSVRIIDNMGLKPSEYVVFVKETEAARGEIRLDRLLVINPEGGPLALPGEETREPVFNLPALWIDRELRDEAGLRGLTVVDCGTIITTHLTELVKDNIADFLSYTETQKLLNEVHKDSEKLVADIIPAKISVSGVQRILQNLLSEGISIRDVPTILEGIAEAAPLTHSLTQITEHVRGRLARQISAQQARDGAIPIITLSGAWDEAFANSIVGEGEDRQLAMAPSALQSFLAAVRDTLDRLAGEGEIPCLLTNPSIRPFVRSIIERVRPATVVLSQNEIHARARIRSLGTIG is encoded by the coding sequence ATGCCGATACTAGGCCGCGTGATCGTCGTGGATGACGATATCGACATGCGTACCGCCGTGGTCGACCTGCTGTCGTCTGCTGGCCACGAGGTTCGCGCGTTCGGCACGGCCGAGCGCGGACGCGACGCCGCGCTGCTCGATCCGCCGCATTGCTTCGTGCTGGATATCCGCATGCCCGGAATGGGCGGGCTGGCGTTGCAACGCGAACTCGCGCACCTCGGCATGCTGATCCTGCCGATGCCGGGCTGGATGCTCGATCTCGGCCTGGCCCTGTCGATCACGCTGTCGGTGATGATCCTGATGACGGCGCTGTTCATCGAAAAACCGCTGCAGCTGTCCGCCTTTCCGACGATCCTGCTGATCTCCACGATGCTGCGGCTCGGCCTGAACCTCGCCTCGACCCGACTGATCCTGGGCCATGGGCATGAGGGACCGGAGGCGGCCGGCGGCGTGATCGCGGCGTTCGGCGAATTCCTGATCGGTGGCGATACCGTCATCGGCCTGACGATCTTCGCGATCCTGATCGTCATCAACTTCGTCGTCATCACCAAGGGCGCGGGCCGCATCGCCGAAGTCGCGGCGCGCTTCAGCCTCGATTCCATGCCCGGCAAGCAGATGGCGATCGATGCCGATCTGAGCGCCGGCACGATCGACGAGACCCAGGCCAAGGCACGCCGCGCCGACGTGGAGGCGGAAAGCGGCTTTTACGGCGCGATGGACGGTGCCTCCAAGTTCGTGAAGGGCGACGCGGTCGCCGCCTTGCTCATCACCGCGATCAACGTCCTGGTCGGGCTCATCATCGGCGTCGCCGAACACGGCGTGCCGTTCGCCGAAGCGTTCCACACCTATACCCTGCTGACCGTCGGCGACGGCATGGTCAGCCAGATTCCGGCGCTGATCGTATCGACCGCCGCCGGCCTGATGGTCTCCAAGGGCGGGGTTGCCGGCAAGACGGGCGCGGCGCTGGGCGAACAGCTCGGCCGTTATCCCAAGGCGTTCGGCATGGTGTCCGCGCTGATGGGCGCGCTGGCGCTGCTGCCGGGGCTGCCCTTCTGGCCGTTCGCGATCTTCGCCGGGCTCAGCGGCTGGACCGCCTGGCATCTGAGCAAGACCGCCGCCGCGAAGATCGCCAAGACCGCCGCCGACGAGGCGATGGCCGTCGCCGCCGAGCCTGTCGCCGAGGAGCCGATCTCCCGCACGCTCGCGATCGACGCGATCCGGATCGAGATCGGCTACGGCTTGCTGCCGATCATCAACGATGCGCAGCGCGAGCCTCGCCTCGACGATCAGGTCCGCGCGCTGCGCCGCCAGATGGCGACCGATTACGGCTTCGTGCTGCCCTCGGTGCGGATCATCGACAATATGGGGCTGAAGCCGAGCGAGTATGTCGTGTTCGTCAAGGAGACCGAGGCGGCGCGCGGCGAGATCCGGCTCGATCGCCTGCTCGTCATCAATCCCGAAGGCGGCCCGCTCGCGCTGCCGGGCGAGGAGACGCGCGAGCCGGTGTTCAACCTGCCCGCTCTGTGGATCGACCGCGAACTGCGCGACGAGGCCGGCTTGCGCGGCCTCACCGTGGTCGATTGTGGGACGATCATCACCACGCACCTGACCGAATTGGTGAAGGACAATATCGCCGATTTCCTGAGCTATACCGAGACGCAGAAATTGCTGAACGAGGTGCACAAGGATTCGGAAAAGCTCGTCGCGGACATCATCCCGGCCAAGATCAGCGTCTCGGGCGTGCAGCGCATCCTGCAGAACCTGCTGTCCGAAGGCATCTCGATCCGCGACGTGCCGACGATCCTGGAGGGCATCGCGGAGGCGGCACCGCTGACGCACAGCCTGACGCAGATCACCGAGCACGTCCGCGGTCGCCTCGCGCGGCAGATCTCCGCCCAGCAGGCGCGCGACGGCGCGATCCCGATCATCACCCTGTCGGGCGCGTGGGACGAGGCGTTCGCGAACAGCATTGTCGGCGAAGGCGAGGACCGGCAGCTGGCGATGGCACCTTCCGCCCTGCAAAGCTTCCTCGCGGCGGTGCGCGACACGCTCGACCGGCTGGCGGGCGAGGGCGAAATCCCCTGCCTGCTCACCAATCCCTCGATCCGTCCGTTCGTCCGCTCGATCATCGAACGCGTGCGTCCGGCGACGGTGGTGCTGTCGCAGAACGAAATCCATGCCCGCGCGCGCATTCGCTCGCTCGGCACGATCGGCTGA